The following coding sequences lie in one Chelonia mydas isolate rCheMyd1 chromosome 6, rCheMyd1.pri.v2, whole genome shotgun sequence genomic window:
- the LOC119566505 gene encoding tripartite motif-containing protein 72-like: MWPRKKATKTGHEDVPVEKEDLTLDPDTAHPELEISADGKEVKCGSCRKNVSCSPSQFDTANCVVARQSFSSGRHYWEVFVGQKPRWNLGIVSERAERRGRLIQKTSGSGEVFTEGYWLIGYNKEKAGKPYWAFDTNQMPFDCNPHPKTIGVYLNYTAGEVTFYNPDDPNNLIPLYSFYNAAFKNAPVYPFFDPCWHDNGGNAQPLKIL; this comes from the exons ATGTGGCCAAGGAAAAAAGCTACCAAGACTGGCCATGAGGACGTACCAG TGGAGAAGGAGGATCTAACCCTGGACCCAGACACGGCCCATCCCGAGCTGGAGATCTCAGCGGATGGGAAGGAGGTGAAATGCGGGAGTTGCAGGAAGAAtgtcagctgcagccccagccaatTCGACACGGCCAACTGCGTGGTGGCCCGGCAGAGCTTCAGCTCCGGGCGGCACTACTGGGAGGTGTTCGTGGGCCAGAAGCCGCGCTGGAACCTGGGCATCGTCTCGGAAAGAGCGGAGAGACGGGGCAGATTGATCCAGAAGACCTCAGGGTCTGGTGAGGTCTTCACCGAGGGCTACTGGCTGATCGGCTACAACAAGGAGAAGGCCGGGAAGCCATACTGGGCGTTTGACACCAACCAGATGCCCTTTGACTGTAACCCCCACCCTAAGACCATCGGGGTCTATCTCAATTACACGGCCGGGGAAGTAACCTTCTACAACCCCGATGACCCTAATAATTTGATCCCCCTGTACTCCTTCTACAACGCTGCCTTCAAGAACGCCCCCGTCTACCCCTTCTTCGACCCCTGCTGGCATGACAATGGGGGCAACGCCCAGCCCCTTAAAATCCTATGA